Proteins co-encoded in one Brevibacillus brevis genomic window:
- a CDS encoding DNA methyltransferase: MLTSILSYKNRGKWGNASYRGNCSGWVIFDLLKYYKPNHFLELFAGGGTGFEVAREIGYTDSVHLDLSERWGGWNALTDEMPEGSDMIFIHPPYHDIIQYSGVMWGDKPHPDDLSRCSSYDEFIRKLNFVHGKAYASLRNGGRMAILIGDVKKNGRYFPIQKDMNWYGETDMHFIKEQHNCVSDKTSYQKNIVRIVHEHLLVFRKEDIWVFPVAITQKVVSDIRFSEKVTWRDLVQAALESVGGTASLQQLYEVIEVTKKAQKNKHWKEKVRQTLQIYNDFESVSRGCWAFVARSGNAA; the protein is encoded by the coding sequence ATGTTAACTAGCATCTTATCCTACAAAAATCGTGGCAAATGGGGGAATGCATCCTACAGGGGAAATTGTAGTGGGTGGGTTATATTCGACCTTCTCAAGTATTACAAGCCCAATCACTTCCTGGAATTATTTGCTGGAGGCGGTACAGGTTTCGAGGTTGCCAGGGAAATAGGGTATACGGATAGTGTTCACTTGGACCTCAGCGAAAGATGGGGAGGGTGGAACGCATTAACGGACGAAATGCCGGAGGGTAGCGACATGATTTTCATACATCCCCCTTATCATGACATCATCCAGTATTCAGGTGTTATGTGGGGAGACAAACCCCATCCGGACGATTTATCTCGATGCAGCTCGTATGATGAATTTATCCGGAAATTGAATTTCGTCCATGGAAAGGCATATGCAAGCCTGCGAAACGGTGGCCGAATGGCTATCCTGATCGGTGACGTGAAGAAGAATGGGAGATACTTCCCCATTCAGAAAGACATGAACTGGTACGGAGAAACAGATATGCACTTTATCAAAGAACAGCATAATTGCGTATCGGACAAGACGTCATATCAGAAAAATATTGTTCGTATTGTCCATGAACATCTGCTGGTGTTTCGCAAAGAAGATATATGGGTGTTTCCGGTTGCAATCACACAAAAGGTTGTCAGTGACATTCGATTTTCGGAGAAAGTGACCTGGAGGGATTTGGTGCAAGCTGCCCTGGAAAGCGTGGGGGGAACGGCAAGCCTCCAACAATTGTACGAAGTCATCGAAGTGACAAAGAAAGCCCAAAAAAACAAACACTGGAAAGAAAAGGTTCGCCAAACTCTGCAGATATACAATGATTTTGAATCTGTAAGCCGTGGCTGCTGGGCTTTTGTCGCACGATCGGGAAATGCGGCATAA
- a CDS encoding M23 family metallopeptidase, giving the protein MDPVTATKLGIQAALFVKNHWRKIIVVICGIMFLFIGLFSSVVNITSSVGADDEVVELYKEVAEESGLYWPDLLLYHAVMLYNDFTNVTIEDVRKAAKEIVKYELVVTNLETDFTQIYTYKFDQFYDDLINHWGVPIDEKKEKLTIKELAEYGHQITRPKYKFELNILYYSITDPEIWHNLTSDQVQLYEALSQALPYQFGLVPMDGDGGSTIPGQPPGSRPPDIDVDFAWPAPDLTGISSNFGERVDPINGKKDFHTGVDLNLPGDADIGKDVIASADGVVYQVVKDASGACGYNIRIKHGGDVQTRYCHLSAIFVKPGQEVEQGDVIGSAGKTGRVTGAHLHFEMKYKGVLVDPLPYIISTRP; this is encoded by the coding sequence ATGGATCCTGTTACCGCAACGAAGCTAGGAATTCAGGCTGCCCTATTTGTTAAGAATCACTGGAGAAAGATAATCGTCGTAATATGCGGGATTATGTTCCTATTCATTGGGCTTTTCTCGTCTGTTGTAAACATTACTTCATCAGTAGGTGCAGATGATGAAGTAGTTGAGCTGTATAAGGAAGTCGCAGAGGAATCCGGACTCTATTGGCCGGATCTTCTGCTATATCATGCCGTCATGCTTTACAACGACTTCACGAATGTGACAATCGAGGATGTCAGGAAAGCGGCAAAGGAAATTGTGAAGTATGAGCTGGTTGTAACAAACCTAGAAACGGACTTCACTCAAATTTACACGTACAAGTTCGACCAATTTTATGACGACCTAATTAACCATTGGGGAGTCCCGATTGACGAAAAGAAAGAGAAATTGACCATTAAAGAATTAGCAGAATATGGCCACCAAATTACACGTCCAAAATATAAATTCGAGCTGAATATCTTATACTACTCCATTACCGATCCGGAAATTTGGCACAACCTCACTTCGGATCAAGTGCAGCTCTATGAAGCACTATCACAAGCTTTGCCATATCAGTTTGGCCTTGTGCCGATGGATGGGGATGGAGGAAGTACAATACCAGGGCAACCACCTGGAAGCCGGCCACCCGACATCGATGTGGATTTTGCTTGGCCTGCCCCCGATTTAACCGGAATCAGTTCAAACTTCGGGGAACGTGTAGACCCTATTAACGGCAAAAAGGATTTCCATACAGGGGTGGACTTGAATCTACCTGGCGATGCTGACATTGGAAAAGATGTTATTGCATCAGCAGATGGCGTAGTTTATCAAGTGGTGAAGGATGCCAGCGGAGCCTGCGGCTACAATATCCGCATAAAACATGGTGGCGATGTCCAAACACGCTATTGCCATCTATCCGCGATCTTTGTTAAGCCAGGACAAGAAGTAGAACAAGGGGATGTAATTGGAAGTGCAGGAAAGACAGGACGTGTGACCGGCGCACACTTGCATTTCGAGATGAAATATAAGGGTGTTTTGGTTGATCCATTGCCATATATTATTTCCACGAGGCCATAA
- a CDS encoding DNA topoisomerase — translation MKTLYISEKPDMTRKFVSLPMFRGGKFVKGSKGYYGYVEGSSWIHVWCIGHLAELFMPADYDEKYKEWKLEHLPIIPEEFKRKPNPEHLEQFQFIQELMERSDVSTICCCTDAGREGELIFRELYWMNGSTKPIKRLFVSATDDEALTIGFNNLQPGTDFDTLGDSADARAITDLLVGDTLTRGYRVKLGQLLPLGRVMICLLAEIYNREQAIANFKSQNFYELFGQFGPIKAKWDSGTKEYIMDPDPVKAIQEKVKDKDGVITACTKREKKSSPPLLYNLTDLSKECVKELGWSAVKTLDVLQSLYSPPLSLVTYPRTDSRYLPASMVEDVQKAVKAFSDTPFSDIAAGITGEISSKHKVFNDELVSDHYAIIPNPKIKPNVDNLSADQRILYERIVKRFLANFYPPAIYEVTEITITCEGETFQTKGKKLLSPGYLSVIANNDEEDETPVIDIPFLEEGVSVKCDNTTLHTGKTTPPAVYREDLLLEFMENAGRKLDDESLKEVMRGKRIATSATEGAAIQKLYDYKYIEAKGKQIRLTATGRFLVENVQIPELRSPEFTATMEYQLEQIRSGELSKADYLSSIFRFCHYLADEIRKISDAQKNVLQTTQIDENKIGTCPCCRKPVIKKETGDKQTFYGCSAYPDCTFTVPSVVLNNKIPVKQIQKLLERNSTDILAGFSKDGKEFFGLLYVEDNKVKFRTPTQEELSLGKCPKCQKPVIHRMRFYGCSGYPDCNFSVPLAIKEKVLSPNDVQKLLNEGTTGLLEFKGEKGTFKAFVIYDPTDGKVKFRFPTAEDVTVGQCPKCSGHVIPLKTFYGCSNHPDCNFTLPMVVKEKKIPIKEIERILEKGESNLLDGFIGKSGPFRAFLTLQDGRLQFRFPVDQDLSIGKCPHCDSLVIDKKSFVVCSKQDCGFRIFKTLAGKTLTNKQVQTLLSLRPTEKIKGFSGQKGTFEAKLFYSKEERKVKFMFD, via the coding sequence ATGAAAACACTTTATATATCCGAAAAACCTGACATGACGAGGAAATTTGTTAGTCTCCCTATGTTTCGAGGGGGAAAGTTTGTAAAAGGATCCAAGGGTTATTACGGTTATGTCGAGGGATCGAGTTGGATTCATGTATGGTGCATTGGACACTTGGCCGAATTGTTTATGCCTGCAGACTATGATGAAAAATATAAAGAATGGAAATTAGAACATTTGCCCATTATTCCGGAAGAATTTAAACGCAAGCCAAATCCGGAGCATTTAGAACAGTTTCAGTTCATTCAGGAGCTAATGGAACGTTCGGATGTCAGTACCATTTGCTGCTGCACAGATGCCGGCCGTGAGGGGGAACTTATCTTTAGAGAACTGTACTGGATGAACGGTTCAACGAAGCCGATTAAGCGTCTTTTTGTCAGCGCTACGGATGACGAGGCACTTACTATTGGATTTAACAACCTGCAGCCTGGAACGGATTTTGATACGTTGGGTGACTCTGCTGATGCGCGGGCAATTACAGACTTGCTTGTGGGGGATACCCTGACGAGGGGATACCGCGTAAAGCTAGGACAACTTTTGCCCTTGGGCCGAGTAATGATTTGCCTGCTTGCTGAAATTTACAATCGGGAGCAAGCCATAGCCAATTTCAAATCGCAAAATTTTTATGAGCTATTTGGTCAATTTGGTCCAATTAAAGCCAAATGGGACTCTGGAACAAAGGAATATATTATGGATCCAGACCCGGTAAAAGCGATCCAGGAGAAAGTAAAAGACAAGGATGGTGTCATAACTGCTTGCACAAAGAGAGAGAAGAAATCCAGTCCGCCATTGTTATACAACCTGACTGACTTATCGAAAGAATGCGTAAAAGAACTAGGCTGGTCTGCTGTTAAAACGCTGGATGTCCTACAATCCCTTTACTCACCACCATTATCTTTAGTGACGTATCCGCGAACAGACTCCCGATACTTGCCTGCATCGATGGTGGAGGATGTACAAAAAGCTGTAAAGGCATTTAGTGATACGCCTTTTTCTGACATTGCTGCAGGTATTACAGGCGAAATCAGCAGCAAGCATAAGGTATTTAACGATGAGCTGGTCAGCGATCACTACGCGATTATTCCTAACCCCAAGATCAAACCCAATGTAGACAATCTTTCTGCCGATCAAAGGATACTATACGAACGGATTGTGAAACGGTTTTTGGCCAATTTTTATCCACCGGCTATTTACGAAGTGACGGAAATTACTATCACCTGTGAGGGTGAAACTTTCCAAACAAAAGGAAAAAAGTTGCTTTCCCCAGGGTATTTGTCCGTTATTGCCAATAACGATGAAGAAGATGAAACGCCCGTTATAGACATTCCGTTTTTAGAAGAAGGGGTTTCCGTCAAGTGTGACAATACGACACTTCACACGGGAAAAACAACACCGCCCGCAGTTTATCGGGAAGACTTGTTGCTTGAGTTTATGGAAAATGCAGGGCGGAAATTGGATGATGAATCACTAAAGGAAGTCATGCGCGGGAAGCGAATTGCGACATCGGCCACAGAGGGGGCCGCGATTCAAAAATTATATGACTACAAATATATCGAGGCAAAGGGAAAGCAGATTCGTTTAACTGCTACAGGGCGATTCCTGGTTGAGAATGTACAAATTCCAGAACTGCGTTCACCAGAGTTTACGGCCACGATGGAGTACCAACTAGAACAGATCCGGAGTGGTGAACTGTCCAAAGCAGACTATCTTTCGAGCATATTCCGATTTTGTCACTACTTGGCCGATGAGATCCGGAAGATTAGCGATGCACAAAAGAATGTCCTGCAAACCACACAGATCGATGAAAATAAAATCGGTACCTGTCCCTGCTGCCGGAAGCCGGTCATAAAAAAAGAAACTGGGGACAAGCAAACATTCTATGGATGTTCCGCTTATCCGGATTGCACCTTCACGGTTCCAAGTGTTGTTCTGAATAACAAAATACCTGTCAAGCAGATTCAAAAGCTGCTTGAACGTAATAGCACGGACATTCTCGCTGGATTCAGTAAAGATGGCAAAGAATTTTTCGGACTTCTTTATGTTGAAGACAACAAGGTAAAGTTTCGGACCCCTACACAGGAGGAATTAAGCCTGGGAAAATGTCCAAAATGTCAAAAGCCGGTTATACACCGGATGCGCTTCTATGGCTGCAGCGGTTATCCTGACTGCAATTTCAGTGTGCCATTGGCCATTAAAGAGAAGGTTTTATCGCCTAATGACGTGCAAAAGCTATTGAACGAGGGTACAACGGGCCTATTGGAGTTTAAAGGAGAAAAGGGCACCTTTAAAGCCTTTGTGATCTATGATCCAACAGACGGGAAAGTCAAATTCCGATTCCCTACGGCCGAAGATGTAACTGTAGGGCAATGTCCAAAGTGTTCCGGCCATGTCATCCCGCTAAAGACATTCTACGGTTGCAGCAACCATCCAGATTGCAACTTTACATTGCCCATGGTTGTGAAAGAAAAGAAAATCCCGATCAAGGAAATTGAGCGGATCCTTGAAAAAGGAGAGAGTAATTTACTGGATGGTTTCATTGGGAAAAGTGGTCCCTTCCGGGCCTTTTTAACTCTCCAGGATGGAAGATTGCAGTTCCGATTCCCTGTTGACCAGGACCTGTCGATCGGAAAATGCCCGCATTGTGATTCTTTAGTGATAGATAAGAAGTCATTCGTCGTTTGCTCAAAGCAGGACTGTGGGTTTAGAATCTTTAAAACATTAGCTGGAAAAACACTAACTAACAAACAAGTGCAAACGCTGTTATCCCTCCGTCCAACGGAGAAAATCAAGGGTTTTTCGGGACAGAAAGGGACATTTGAAGCCAAACTTTTCTACAGTAAAGAGGAGCGCAAAGTAAAATTTATGTTTGATTAG
- a CDS encoding A24 family peptidase produces MYLQSISHVLLLLLFLVFTAWVAWEDIRTRKIPNKAIVPFFLVFMAFQVITDRANMLDYIIGSVAGCVFLLLAHAFNPKGMGMGDVKLMAVIGLLVGWTGVALTLFLSCIVGTFVAITLILTRRMTIKDTIPFGSVLAPIAFVTFAFDWHKIFWDFLISMV; encoded by the coding sequence ATGTATTTGCAATCAATAAGTCATGTGCTGCTTTTGCTTCTGTTTCTTGTGTTTACCGCATGGGTTGCCTGGGAGGATATCCGGACGAGAAAAATTCCTAACAAGGCCATTGTTCCCTTTTTTCTAGTGTTCATGGCTTTTCAAGTGATCACGGATCGGGCGAACATGCTGGATTATATTATCGGTTCAGTTGCAGGGTGCGTCTTTTTACTTCTTGCTCATGCTTTCAATCCGAAGGGAATGGGTATGGGAGATGTAAAGCTGATGGCTGTAATCGGTTTACTTGTCGGATGGACTGGCGTGGCCTTGACGTTATTTCTGTCTTGTATAGTAGGAACTTTTGTTGCAATCACTCTTATACTTACCCGCAGGATGACAATTAAAGACACGATACCTTTTGGTTCTGTGCTTGCTCCCATTGCCTTTGTGACATTTGCTTTCGATTGGCACAAGATTTTTTGGGATTTTTTGATTAGCATGGTGTAA
- a CDS encoding conjugal transfer protein TrbL family protein, with amino-acid sequence MNYPTTFWGWVSFLTLPRMPQSLSYLFWKLVTVLPIHRHKKHFFIVTLGMILIFPAVAFAEFDFWKKITSFSIWGWISDLASDLAQEAYKGLTAAMFSPTDLSNYPNIQDAINMSRAVAGGLLAVAVAFEALQSVGLRAAGEGRSLSELAKGTFLGAVLIFFLPWSVEHLFLPLNNYLLEAISNLGVGISAFQGLLLFTVAAIPEGTILMFLVYAIFCLILAVVSGIRYVELVVCIVLSPIVAVSAVRGGEAIGVWVRETTAIVFTQCVHLLMINLLFNFVGAADFWGFLKATGVIFVMLRGPQVLRQFLYSSGTGNALVNAAGSGGRLVAMKMMTKVKVS; translated from the coding sequence ATGAATTATCCGACGACATTTTGGGGATGGGTTTCTTTTTTAACCCTTCCCCGTATGCCTCAATCGCTATCGTATCTTTTCTGGAAATTGGTCACAGTTTTACCGATCCATCGTCATAAAAAGCATTTTTTCATTGTAACTCTTGGGATGATCCTAATTTTTCCTGCTGTAGCTTTTGCGGAATTTGACTTTTGGAAAAAAATTACGAGTTTTTCGATATGGGGCTGGATTAGTGATCTTGCTTCCGATCTTGCCCAGGAGGCATATAAAGGTTTGACTGCAGCAATGTTTAGTCCTACTGATTTGTCGAACTACCCAAATATTCAAGATGCCATCAACATGTCTCGTGCTGTGGCAGGAGGGCTTTTAGCGGTGGCGGTTGCATTTGAGGCGTTGCAATCAGTTGGACTACGGGCTGCAGGAGAGGGACGTTCTTTGTCTGAACTGGCCAAAGGGACATTTTTGGGTGCTGTGCTGATTTTTTTCCTTCCGTGGTCGGTTGAACATTTGTTCCTTCCTTTGAACAACTACCTCCTTGAAGCAATTTCGAATCTTGGCGTAGGAATATCTGCCTTCCAAGGATTGTTGCTTTTTACGGTTGCAGCAATTCCAGAGGGAACGATACTAATGTTCCTGGTGTATGCGATTTTCTGTCTGATTCTAGCGGTCGTGTCTGGTATCCGGTATGTGGAGCTGGTTGTTTGTATAGTCCTTTCCCCAATTGTTGCTGTTTCGGCAGTTCGTGGTGGAGAAGCCATTGGGGTATGGGTACGAGAAACAACGGCCATTGTTTTTACCCAATGCGTCCATCTGTTGATGATTAATCTACTTTTCAACTTTGTTGGCGCTGCTGACTTTTGGGGTTTTCTGAAAGCAACAGGTGTCATCTTCGTGATGCTCCGGGGTCCTCAAGTGTTGCGGCAATTTTTATACTCTTCCGGAACGGGTAACGCGCTGGTGAATGCAGCCGGATCCGGTGGTCGCCTGGTCGCCATGAAAATGATGACAAAGGTAAAGGTATCATAG
- a CDS encoding DUF2538 family protein produces MTDKEKAIQKAIEDLKKVMGVPKPNEDNIWFDGEEHKENFIALLESYQNNAEYASACYVCAHPEIHNKIDWHSECLDTPLDWYWGEWIEEEGRFTESEAVYGLSSGWRALVRAAVEMFSSRKHYFDLSDLVCIGDDTIYRMFVQLMQIRKSRQVIKLK; encoded by the coding sequence ATGACAGACAAGGAAAAAGCAATTCAGAAGGCTATAGAAGATTTGAAAAAAGTTATGGGTGTTCCCAAGCCAAACGAGGACAATATCTGGTTCGACGGAGAGGAACACAAAGAGAACTTTATCGCTCTGCTGGAGTCTTACCAAAATAATGCTGAATATGCATCAGCTTGTTATGTATGTGCTCATCCTGAGATACACAATAAGATTGATTGGCATTCAGAATGCTTGGATACGCCTCTGGACTGGTATTGGGGAGAATGGATCGAAGAAGAAGGACGTTTTACCGAGTCGGAGGCTGTCTACGGCCTATCAAGCGGATGGAGAGCGCTGGTCCGGGCAGCCGTTGAAATGTTTTCGAGCCGGAAGCATTACTTTGATTTGTCTGACCTGGTATGTATCGGTGATGATACGATCTATCGGATGTTCGTACAGCTCATGCAAATTCGAAAGTCTCGTCAAGTCATTAAACTCAAGTAG
- a CDS encoding TraC family protein, giving the protein MKIALPKLFGSKNAKQSKKETTRQALPFLLPISDLLQTRDGKWKIITRVSPINGELLAQDDLDEVIEAIQAALNSFQGRIQINIGTERINIDRNIEYFDQHIQKQTKEIYIDLLQQQKDHLQSVANKSRTVLNFYLTLESSSNKYQQASDELSDSLKAVMDNLESKDMMCYRLEQDDMRKLLYEKLNPETSAVHPWSDDIREANIAPKQIIDRGTYLENDGHYYKFFTLVDYPKTVKGPRWLSRLLQVRCNMDIAFILNPRNKLDMQKNLSNSVSELRRKYNTESLPEYVKKNILSEIEDGDYLLEQIGGENQTLWDVTTVIGVNSADLEDLKSQVQRIQNAIAGSRCVSWELKYYNLDPLWCILPILHKAEMLEHYKWPMPSSLIATIVPFDSSELQQDRGVFIAENATSRGLIIYDRFDKTKLKNPNQFAVGESGSGKSFYLGCDMIRMAPFNDYTIAIDPEREYHFPFGKRIVFSARSKHVTNPFHIKSTVIDSENETEEDAEVTLGEYLPMKILDLMVWFKWIITDLKPEEEGLLEEDIRDAYAMKEMTFETKELPTDPESFPTLSTWKEVVQKKIKDPELEMEAASRRRYLSIMRPYIDGAYSKMFNGPTNWDFDFVTVLDIHELSETVQKPMYYLLLKDVWELIKKNRKEKKGFYVDEAHLLADEENPLALKSLQRINKRIRKYGGYLVVATQNLDDFMSVGKWGTAILNNSFIKTFFTLGPTDLQVVKPLFRLSDKEMKVLAKQKGSGRGIQIVGSQRIEIQTRGSEYELEIIAPDLYEKMYGKKSRFGKKPTKVEEKDKVSA; this is encoded by the coding sequence ATGAAGATAGCATTACCCAAGCTATTCGGATCGAAAAATGCGAAGCAAAGTAAGAAGGAAACTACTCGGCAAGCGTTACCGTTTCTTTTGCCGATTAGTGATTTGCTGCAGACCAGGGATGGTAAATGGAAAATCATTACGAGGGTGTCCCCAATAAACGGGGAGCTGCTTGCCCAAGATGATTTGGATGAAGTAATCGAGGCGATCCAGGCGGCCTTAAACAGTTTCCAAGGACGAATTCAAATTAACATCGGTACTGAACGAATAAATATCGATCGAAACATTGAATATTTCGATCAACATATCCAAAAGCAAACAAAAGAAATCTACATTGATCTTCTGCAACAGCAGAAAGATCATCTGCAGAGTGTAGCAAATAAGTCTCGTACCGTTCTCAACTTTTACTTGACCCTGGAAAGTAGCTCAAACAAATATCAACAAGCCTCCGACGAATTGTCGGATTCTCTAAAGGCTGTGATGGACAACCTGGAGTCAAAGGATATGATGTGCTACAGGTTGGAACAAGATGACATGCGAAAGCTGCTTTACGAAAAGCTGAATCCGGAAACAAGTGCGGTCCATCCTTGGAGCGATGATATAAGGGAAGCCAATATTGCGCCAAAACAAATCATTGACAGGGGTACTTATCTGGAGAATGACGGTCATTACTACAAGTTTTTCACCTTGGTCGATTATCCGAAAACAGTAAAGGGACCACGCTGGTTGAGTCGTCTGTTGCAAGTTCGTTGTAATATGGACATCGCGTTTATTCTTAACCCTCGAAACAAATTGGATATGCAAAAAAATCTGTCCAATTCTGTATCTGAGTTGAGAAGGAAATATAATACGGAATCCTTACCCGAGTACGTAAAAAAGAATATCCTTTCCGAAATTGAAGACGGTGACTACCTTCTGGAGCAAATCGGTGGGGAGAACCAAACATTGTGGGATGTAACAACTGTCATTGGGGTGAATTCTGCTGACCTGGAGGACCTAAAATCTCAAGTCCAGCGAATTCAAAATGCAATTGCTGGTAGCCGTTGTGTGTCCTGGGAGTTGAAATATTACAACTTAGATCCTCTTTGGTGCATTCTTCCCATTCTGCATAAGGCCGAGATGCTTGAACATTACAAATGGCCGATGCCGAGCAGTCTGATCGCTACGATCGTCCCCTTTGACTCCAGTGAGCTGCAGCAAGATCGGGGCGTCTTTATCGCTGAAAATGCGACTTCAAGGGGCTTAATTATCTATGATCGGTTCGATAAGACAAAGCTGAAAAACCCGAATCAATTCGCGGTAGGGGAATCTGGCTCCGGTAAATCGTTTTACCTGGGTTGCGATATGATCCGGATGGCTCCGTTTAATGACTACACCATCGCCATTGACCCGGAACGAGAATACCATTTTCCTTTCGGGAAACGTATCGTCTTTTCTGCCCGTTCCAAACACGTAACGAACCCATTTCACATTAAATCAACCGTCATCGATAGTGAGAACGAAACCGAAGAGGATGCAGAAGTAACCTTGGGTGAATATCTCCCAATGAAGATCCTTGACTTGATGGTATGGTTTAAGTGGATCATTACGGATTTGAAACCGGAAGAAGAGGGCCTTCTTGAAGAAGATATTCGTGATGCCTACGCAATGAAAGAAATGACTTTTGAAACGAAAGAGTTACCTACGGATCCGGAGTCGTTCCCTACCCTTTCGACATGGAAAGAAGTTGTTCAGAAAAAAATTAAGGATCCTGAACTGGAAATGGAGGCAGCGAGCCGTCGGCGTTACCTGTCGATCATGCGGCCATATATCGATGGTGCCTATAGCAAGATGTTTAACGGACCAACGAACTGGGATTTTGACTTTGTAACGGTATTGGATATTCATGAACTTTCCGAAACGGTTCAAAAGCCGATGTATTATCTGCTCTTGAAAGACGTGTGGGAACTGATTAAAAAGAATCGTAAGGAGAAAAAGGGCTTCTACGTTGACGAGGCTCACTTACTAGCAGACGAAGAGAATCCGTTGGCTCTCAAGTCGCTGCAGCGAATTAATAAACGAATCCGGAAATACGGCGGTTATCTGGTTGTGGCCACGCAAAACCTGGATGACTTCATGTCTGTAGGAAAATGGGGAACCGCAATCCTTAACAACTCGTTTATCAAGACGTTCTTTACTTTGGGGCCGACCGACTTGCAAGTGGTTAAACCATTGTTCCGTTTAAGCGATAAGGAAATGAAAGTTTTGGCCAAGCAAAAAGGTTCCGGCCGCGGTATCCAAATTGTTGGAAGCCAGCGCATTGAGATTCAAACCAGGGGTAGCGAATACGAGCTTGAGATCATTGCTCCTGATCTGTACGAAAAAATGTACGGGAAAAAGTCTCGTTTCGGTAAAAAGCCGACCAAAGTAGAAGAAAAAGATAAAGTGAGCGCATAG
- a CDS encoding IS3 family transposase (programmed frameshift) — translation MPPKKGQTFNRYDEVTKKEAVRLRLEEQWSYPMIRGKLGIKSDAQIISWVRKHQNGESFEDYRGRWNKKHFSSVEEENAYLKAQVEYPKKAQSESARGGKLDQQARYRTIEKMSKNHPIVMLCKIAEVSRAGFYKWKATMGCREARIEKDSDLKEHLLAIHRIRPYFGYKRMRTALYKEGFHVNHKKVRRLMRELGIRSVIRKKRPFAGRKPSVVFPNVLNREFTAEVVLHKFVTDITYVRVGHDFVYLSVVLDLYNNEVVAWELSARNDLQLVLDTVKQLKAKGAILHSDQGFQYTTKSYSNLLEEKELIGSHSRRGNCFDNACIESFFSHLKTEKLYLEKPGCEATARKLITDYIDYYNNERFQKKLGDLSPVEYRAAIAA, via the exons ATGCCACCAAAGAAAGGGCAAACATTTAATCGTTATGACGAGGTGACCAAGAAAGAAGCCGTTCGCCTGCGTTTGGAAGAACAGTGGAGCTATCCGATGATACGGGGAAAACTCGGGATTAAAAGTGATGCACAAATTATCAGTTGGGTACGGAAGCACCAGAATGGTGAATCATTTGAGGATTACCGTGGGCGTTGGAATAAGAAACATTTTAGCAGCGTGGAAGAGGAAAATGCTTACTTGAAAGCGCAGGTAGAATACC CTAAAAAAGCTCAATCCGAATCTGCACGGGGAGGGAAGTTGGATCAGCAAGCCCGGTATCGAACCATCGAAAAAATGAGCAAGAACCATCCAATCGTCATGTTGTGCAAGATCGCTGAAGTATCCCGGGCTGGTTTCTATAAGTGGAAGGCCACTATGGGATGCCGCGAAGCTCGCATCGAAAAAGACAGCGATCTCAAAGAACATCTTTTAGCGATTCATCGTATCAGACCATATTTCGGCTACAAACGTATGCGTACCGCTCTGTACAAAGAAGGGTTTCATGTGAATCACAAGAAAGTGCGACGACTCATGCGAGAGCTGGGAATTCGCTCCGTGATCCGCAAGAAACGACCGTTTGCGGGTCGTAAACCATCCGTAGTCTTTCCTAATGTTCTTAACCGCGAATTTACCGCAGAAGTGGTCTTGCACAAATTTGTAACGGACATTACCTATGTTCGGGTCGGACACGATTTTGTTTATTTATCGGTTGTGTTAGACCTGTACAATAACGAAGTCGTAGCCTGGGAGCTATCTGCGCGCAACGATTTGCAGTTGGTATTGGATACGGTAAAACAATTGAAGGCAAAAGGCGCCATTCTCCATTCAGACCAAGGATTTCAATACACAACGAAATCATACAGCAATCTTTTGGAGGAAAAAGAACTGATTGGAAGCCATTCCAGACGTGGAAATTGCTTTGATAACGCATGTATCGAGTCGTTCTTTTCCCACCTGAAAACCGAAAAGCTTTACCTTGAAAAGCCAGGATGTGAGGCTACTGCGCGCAAATTGATTACAGATTATATCGATTACTACAACAACGAACGTTTCCAGAAAAAACTGGGCGATCTCTCCCCGGTGGAATACCGAGCAGCGATCGCCGCATAG